TGAAGCCGGTGTGGGGCTTTCCTACTCTTCTTATATCTGCCGCCGGGACTATAGGCCGCGGGGGCTCGTAAGCAGAGGGGTAGACGATGACCCCGGAGGAGAGATTGAAGCTTATAACACGTAACACTGTAGAGGTAGTTACTATTGAGGAGCTTAAAGCGAAGATAGAGGCTGGCGAGAAGCTTAAGGGGTACATAGGTTTCGAGCCTAGTGGGCTCTTCCACATAGGCTGGCTGGTCTGGGCTAATAAGGTAAAGGATATGATTGATGCAGGGGTAGAATTCTACCTGCTTGCTGCCACGTGGCATGCGTGGATAAACGATAAGCTTGGCGGGAACATGGAGCTAATACGTAAGGCGGCGCGCCACGTGGTTGACGTGTTAGAGGCTATCGGTGTTGACCGTTCTAGACTAAGGGTTGTAGACGCTGAGGAGCTAGTGTCTGACAAAGAGTACTGGTCCATACTCCTACGGGTGGCCAAGAACAATACGCTTGCACGTATAAAGCGGGCGCTCACCATAATGGGCAGGAAGGCTGAGGAGGCAGAGCTCGACTTCTCGAAGCTGATATACCCGGCGATGCAGGTGACAGACATATTCTACCTAGACCTGGATATAGCTCTTGGTGGTATGGACCAGCGCAAGGCGCACATGCTGGCCAGGGATACAGCGGAGAAGGTGGGCAGAAAGAAACCCATAGCGATCCATACTCCGCTGCTGACAGGGCTACAGGGAATTGGTAGGATGAACCCGGATGCTGTAGACGAGGAGCAGCACGCGGTAGAGTTCAAGATGAGCAAGTCTAAGCCCGAGACGGCTGTCTTTGTGTACGATAGCCCGGAGGACATAGAGAAGAAGATTCTACGCGCTTACTGCCCTGCAAGGGAGGTAAAATTCAACCCGATAATGGAGATAAACAAGTACCTCTTGTTCTCGAGGCCCGGCTTCAAGCTAGTCATAGAAAGGCCAGAGAAGTACGGCGGCACAATAATAGTTGAGAGCTATGAGGAACTTGAGAGGATATACCGTGAGGGTAAGCTGCACCCACTTGACCTGAAGAAAGCTACAGCGAAGGCGCTCATAGAGATGCTGGAGCCTGTTAGGAGATACTTTGAGCAGAACCGCGAGGCACGAGAAACGCTAGAAGAACTA
The window above is part of the Pyrodictium abyssi genome. Proteins encoded here:
- a CDS encoding tyrosine--tRNA ligase yields the protein MTPEERLKLITRNTVEVVTIEELKAKIEAGEKLKGYIGFEPSGLFHIGWLVWANKVKDMIDAGVEFYLLAATWHAWINDKLGGNMELIRKAARHVVDVLEAIGVDRSRLRVVDAEELVSDKEYWSILLRVAKNNTLARIKRALTIMGRKAEEAELDFSKLIYPAMQVTDIFYLDLDIALGGMDQRKAHMLARDTAEKVGRKKPIAIHTPLLTGLQGIGRMNPDAVDEEQHAVEFKMSKSKPETAVFVYDSPEDIEKKILRAYCPAREVKFNPIMEINKYLLFSRPGFKLVIERPEKYGGTIIVESYEELERIYREGKLHPLDLKKATAKALIEMLEPVRRYFEQNREARETLEELKKAAITR